TGGAAGGAAAATCACACACTTCTTTTACGATTAAACCTTTGATTGCAGGTTCGATACTTTCGTAATCATCGCGGTTAATTCCGTAATTTCCGATGAGCGGATAGGTCATACAAACGATTTGCCCGCAGTAGGAAGGATCGGATATCAATTCCTGATAACCGGTCATCCCGGTATTGAAAACGACTTCGCCTTCAATGTCCTGCTCGGCTCCGAAACCTTTTCCATGGAAAACTTCGCCAGATTCTAAAATTAATTTCTTTTTCATTTTTACTTTTTACTAGATCTTCACTTTTTATTTTTTAGAAAAAAGACGCAAGAATTTCTTTCATAATACTGCGTCAATTACATCAACCAAGGAACGAACCTTAGTGATTTTTAGATTTATTTTACTCGAATTCGAATCCTTTTGCTTCCAAGGCAGTTTTCAAAATGGCCATTCTTGCAAAAACGCCGTTTTCCATTTGTTTGAAAATTCTTGAGCGTTTGCATTCTACCAATTCATCAGCAATCTCCACTCCTCTGTTAATCGGGGCTGGATGCATAATGATGGCATCTTTTTTCATTGCTTTTTCTCGTTCTGTGGTCAGACCAAACTGACGGTGGTATTTATCAGAAGAAAGTTTTAATTTTTCGTCGCTATCATGTCTTTCATGCTGAATTCTCAATAACATTACAACATCAACTTCTTTTACCAAATCATCGATGGATAAATAAGTTCCGTTAATAATTGTTCCTTCATCAAACCATTGTTCAGGTCCGGAGAAATAAACTTTAGCACCCAGTTTTCTTAAAACTTCTGCATTCGAATTTGCGACACGGCTGTGTTTTACATCGCCAACAATTCCAACTTTTAACCCTTTAAATTTTCCGAATTCCTGCTGAATTGTCATTAAATCTAAAATATTTTGAGAAGGATGATTTCCGGTTCCATCGCCGCCGTTGATAATGGCAATATCAATTCCTTTAAATTCATCATAAAACTTTTCCTTCTTGTGACGGATCACACAAAGGTCGAGCCCGATGCTCTTCAATGTTTTCACCGTATCATAAAGTGATTCTCCTTTATTTACAGAACTTGCGGAGATATCAAAGGGAACAACGTTTAATCCTAGTTTTCTTTCGGCCACATCAAAACTAGTTTTTGTTCTGGTACTGTCTTCAAAAAAAAGATTAGAAACATAGATCTCACCTTTAGCTTTCAAAGTTTTACCTTTTGAAAATTCGTCGGCATCCTGGAGTAATTTATTAATTTTCTCTACTGATAAATCGGCTGTTCTGAGCATAATTTTAGTTTTTTAATCAAAAAAAAACGAAGCCAATAGGGCTTCGTTATGTTAATAAATATCGTTGAACTCGGCATTGCTGCCTTTATGTAAATCGTCTAATGGAAATCTTCTTTTCATTAGGTGCAAATATATCATTTTATTTCAAAGGTTACAATATAAAAGTCAAACTATAATTAATAATTTCAAAATATTGCTAATTTAATATATCTTTGCTAAAAAGATATAGTTATGCCAAATTCATGTCCGAAATGCAGTGGAAAGAATATCGTTAAAAGCGGTATTATTAACGAGCGTCAAAGGTTTTTATGCAAAGACTGCAACTATTATTTCACAGTAAAAAAACTAGGGAAACAGATTGACGATTATGTGGTTACGAAAGCGCTTCAACTTTATTTGGAAGGTTTGAGTTACCGTGAGATTGAACGAATCATCGGCGTTTCACACAACACCGTAAGTTCCTGGATCAAGAAATACAATATTATCCGTCCACCACATTCTGATTTTCATCCGGTGTACAAAGTCTTTAAACAAAATGAACTTTTAGAATATATGTCAAAAGAAGAAAACTTAAAAGGTTCAGGTTTGGTCATTACGGAGTTTGGCGATAAATACATGATGATTAAATGGGAACGGTTTAAGAAGTAAAATGCTTCATATTCTTGGTTTTTAAAAAAATTATTTCAACAACTATATTCATTACACTGATATATATTAAATTTCTTCAATCAAATTTTTAGTTTCAATTTCGTTTCAACAAAAAAACACACTAAAAATTATTAATCCATGAAGAAATCAACTGTTTTGTTAGGAATCGTTTCTTCTCTATTTTTTTCAAACTTACTTTTAGCGCAAGAAACTCCCACTAATGAAGATCTTCTAAAAAGAATCGAAGCATTGGAAGCAGAAAAAGCCAAGCCGAAAGAATGGGATGCCTCCTTCTATGGCTGGGTTCGCACGGAATATAATTTCGACAGCAGACAATCTGCGTACTCCCGAGAAATGCATCTCAATCTTTATCCACTTGATGAAAAATTAGATGCGAACGGAAAAGACATCAATGCTGCCGGAGGAAGCAACTTTTTAGCAATCACTTCCAGAGTCGGAATTCGATTTAAAGGTCCGGATGTTTGGGGCGCAAAAGCAAGCGGAAATATTGAAGCAGATTTCTTCGGCAATACAGAATTGAATAAATCTTCAGCCGGAAGTGGAAGTATGGGTTTAATGAGACTTCGTCACGCGACCGCAACTTTAGCCTGGCCAAAAACTGCAGTTACTTTCGGACAGACTTGGTATCCTTCCGTTGTTCCCGATGTTTTTCCTGGCGTTGCCAACTTTAATTCTGGAATCATTTTTAACCCATTCGGTTGGGCAGGTCAAATTAAAGTGGCTCAAAAATTAACTCCGGAATTAACTTTAAGTCTTGTTGCTTATAAAGACAGAGAGTTCCAAACTGCTAATGCAACCGGTGCTTCTTTCAATAGCGCAACATTTAATTCTTCTATTCCGACTTTCCACGGACAGTTACAATACAAAACAAAAACAGTTACGACGGGACTTGGTGCAGAATATCAATCTTTGAAACCGGTTATTGAATCGGCAGGTTTAGTATCGAATGAGAAAGTAAATTCTGAAATGTTCTTCGGTTACTTTAAATATGCCAACGATAAAATTATTACCAAACTTTACGGAATTACCGGTGGAAATCTTCATCATTTAGTAATGCTCGGTGGTTTCGCAGGTTACACAGAACCAAACGGACAGGAATCTTATAAACCAACAAAAACTTCAGCGCTCTGGGTTGATGTTGCGAGTGCAAATCCAAAAGTGGCTCCGGGAGTTTTCTTTGGATACACTAAAAACTCGGGTGTTGATGCCGGTTTCAAAAACCTTTACGTTCGTGGCGCTTCAGGAGCAAGAATCCTTGACGATGTTTGGCGTGCTTCTGCAAGAGTTGATTTCAAACAAAACAAATTCAACATTTCTCCGGAAATTGAATACACCGCAGCAACATGGGGCGATTTAAATGCTGAAGGAAAAGCCCAAAATAATATGAAAGATGTGGGCAATCTACGAGCAATGGTGAGAGTGATGTATTCTTTTTAATTAAAGGAAAAACCAATTTCCAAAATTGTCCTAAACCAAATTTCACAAAATAAAAAACAAATAAATTATGGCCAAAAAGTTTAAAACGCAGGAAGAGCATGATGCTTATGTTGCGGAGAGAAAGAAAAACAAAACCATTTGGGGCGTCATCATGGCTTCCTCACTTGGGACACTGATTGAGTGGTATGACTTCTACATTTTCGGAAGTTTAGCCGTGGTTTTAGCCACTAAATTTTTCCCGGCAGATAATCCAACTGCGGCCTTCTTATCTACCTTGGCAACGTTTGCTGCCGGATTTGTGGTAAGACCTTTTGGGGCTTTATTCTTCGGAAGACTGGGAGACATCATCGGTAGAAAATATACGTTCCTGGTAACGCTTCTCATCATGGGATTCTCAACCTTCCTAATTGGTTGTGTACCGGAATATGAAACGATTGGATACGCTGCACCGGTTCTGGTTTTAATCTTAAGACTTTTACAAGGTTTAGCATTAGGTGGAGAATATGGAGGTGCCGCAACTTATGTTGCTGAATATTCGCAACCAAACCGCCGAGGATACTGGACTTCCTGGATTCAAACGACGGCAACTTCAGGTTTATTTATTTCATTGATCGTGATTTTGGTAACTAAAACTTCACTTTCGCCAGAAGAATTTGACAGTTGGGGTTGGAGAATTCCGTTCTGGATCTCAATTTTAATGGTTGGTGTTTCTTACATCATTCGTCGGAATATGGCTGAATCTCCACTTTTTGCAAAAGCGAAAAAAGAAGGTAAAACTTCTAAAAATCCATTGAAAGAAAGTTTCGGAAATAAATTTAATTTCAAATTTGTATTGCTTGCTTTATTTGGAGCCGTAATGGGACAGGGAGTTATCTGGTACACCGGACAGTTTTACTCCATGAGTTTTATGCAGAAAGTAATGAATATTGAATCTGCACAAGTTGATACGATGATGGCTTTAGCACTTTTTGTGGCAACTCCATTATTTGTACTTTTCGGTTGGCTATCTGATAAAATCGGTCGTAAACCAATTATGATGATCGGAATGTTATTGGCAATTATCGCTTACCGACCAATCTATAAAGCCATGTACAACTCGGTAAAAATCGAAAGTAAAGTTGTTACTAAAAACGGATTAACAGAAAAGAGAACCGTAAAAGTTCACGCTAAAATCCCAACCGACAGTTTGATCACGTTCCATCAGGAAAAAGTATTTACAGACGGAACGGTAATGAAAAAAGACAGCATCGTACATTGGGCAGCAGCCGGACCAAGCATGGTTAACGGTAAACCTGAAGAACCGCTTATCAAACAAGCGATTACGGTAAATCCGGACACCAGATGGTTACTCATTGTTTTAGTATTTATACAGGTTGTTTTTGTGACCATGGTTTACGGACCGATTGCCGCCTTCCTGGTAGAAATGTTCCCACTGAAAATTCGTTACACTTCGATGTCATTGCCTTACCACATCGGTAATGGAGTGTTTGGAGGATTGCTTCCGGCAGTTGCAACTTATCTCGTCGTCTCCGGAAAAAGCGCCGGACATTCCGAATGGTATCTCGAAGGATTATGGTATCCAATCGTCGTCGCCGCAGTCTGTTTGGTTATCGGAACCCTTTACTTAAAAACTAAAAATAAAAGTTTAGAAGAAGATGAATTGGTAGAAGAAACAGAGGTTGAAAATCCCGTAGTTTAACACGCATCATCTTTCAAATTTTCATTAACTTTAAAAAACAAAAAAATGGATCAAGTAAAAAAAATATTAGGAATTGTCTGGATGCTTTTAGCATTGGTAGTCGCCTACTACGGTTTAAGTATGTTTGGAATTCCGAAAATTATGTCGGACAAACAAGAAGACACCGTATTTGGCTGGATCATCCTCACCGTACTGATGCCGATCATCGTAGGTGGTTTAGGAATCTTCGGCTGGTATTCTTTTACAGGAGAATATTCCGACGATAAAGTATAGTACAATTTAAAATTAGGAAACTAACGGGAAATTCCTTTCCCGTTGTTTTCTTTTAATTATTAAAATGAAATCGTCAATTATATATTTTCTAAAAAAATCAAAATGGCGATTAAACGATTCCATATGACTTTTAAATTGAATAGAAACTTCATATGAAAAAGAGACATCAACAAAAACTGATTATTTTAAGTATTGCATTGTTTATTTTATTCAATGCGCCGGTTTTGCTTTTGTTCAACAGTTCACAGAAATTAATTGGCTTGCCGCTCATTTACGTTTATATCTTTTTTGTTTGGGCAGCCTCATGTCTCACTTCATTTATTATTTTTAAAAAATTTCATGAATAGTTATTTGCTTTTTGCACTGGTTGTACTCTATCTGGGTCTTCTGTTCTTTATTGCGTATTTCGCGGAGAAGAGAAGAAGCAGTTTTTGGGTAAACAATCCGTACGTTTATGCACTTTCTCTGGCAGTTTACTGCTCGGCATGGACGTATTACGGAAGCATCGGTGTGGCAGCAAATCAAGGTTTAGAATATATGGCGATCTACGTTGGTCCCATCATTATTATTCCAGCCTGGATTTATATCAATTCAAAAATCATCCGAATTTCTCGGGTAAATAAAATCAGTAGTATCGCAGATTTCATTTCTTTGAGATACGGAAACAGCCGCTCGTTAAGTGCTTTAATTGCTTTGGTTTGTATGTTTGCGATTATTCCTTACGTCGGTTTACAGATTAAAGCGATCTCGGAAACCTTCCATTTAATAACGGAAACCGATCAAACTACAAATATATTTTTCGATTCGGCAACCTATGTTGTTTTAATAATCGCCTTATTCTCCTCTTATTACGGAACAAAATATGTGGATGCTTCGGAAAAAAGACTTGGAATTATTTCTGCCGTTGCAGTTGAAAGTTTCTTAAAATTAATTTTCTTCATCATTCTCGGCATCTTCGTGGTTTATGGTGTATTTAATGGTTTCGAAGACATCTACAACCAAGCCGAAAAGTTACCGGACTTCGCTGCCAAAAATACCTTTAACGGTTTAGAAGGCGGCTTCAACTGGTTCTTAATGTCGATGCTTTCGATGTCCGCGATTTTTCTTTTGCCAAGACAATTTCACACCGCAATTATCGAAAACAGAAAAGAGAAACACATCAAAACTGCAATTTGGCTGTTCCCTTTATATCTTTTAATATTCAACTTCTTCGTGTTCCCAATTGCTTGGGGCGGAAAGATTTTATTTTTTGGTGAAGATGTAAATCCCGAACTCTACTCTATTCTCATTCCACAGAAATTTGGAAATACAATCATTTCTACGATGGTTTTCTTCGGTGGATTAAGCGCCTGTATTTCGATGATTATTATTTCGAGTTTTTCATTGTCGATTATGCTTTCGAATAACATCATCATTCCTTACGGCTGGCTGGATAGGTTTAAATTTGGGTCGGAAACAGACAACACCAAAAACATCGTTAACATTAGAAAAATCAGTATTTTCTTATTGATTTTGGTCAGTTTTATTTTTTATAAATATTTTATATTAGGTAAAAGTATATTCAGTATTGGTTTGGTTTCTTTTGTTTTAATCGCACAATTAGCACCTACTTTTTTCGGCGCTATATTTTGGCGACGTGGAACTTATTTAGGTTCGATGACCGGAATTATTGTGGGAGTTCTTATTTGTTATTTAGGTTTAGTACTGCCAAGTTTTTCTGAAAATTACCAACAAAGTACTTTTTTCAATCACGGTTTTTTCAGTTTTTTTAATATTCCTTACTTATCGCCAATTCCACAGATTTTCTTCTGGAGTCTGTTAGTTAATGGTCTTTTATTTACCATTATTTCGGCAAATACAGTTTCAGATTATCGCGAAAGAAATTATGCTGAAATTTATGTAGACATCAATGATTACATTCAAAATCACGAGAACGCATACATCTGGAAAGGAACGGCAAATGTTTCTGATATTCAAAAGATTTTAGTTCGATTTTTAGGAGAGAAAAAGACAGAGCAAGCCTTGAAAATCTTCAATTTAAAATATAAAATCACCGACGATAGTGATACGGCTGATTCCCGTTTCATCAAGTTTTCAGAGAACCTTTTAAGCGGAAGAATCGGAACAGCATCAGCAAAAATTTTAATTGAAGGCGTAACCAAAGAAGATAAAATTTCTCTTCCGGAAGTTTTAAAAATCTTGGAAGAATCGAAGGAAAATATTTCTATTAATAAACAGTTGAGTGAGCAGTCTTCGCAGTTATTAAAACTATCTGATGATCTTCAAAATGCCAATAAAAATCTAATCGTAAAAGACAAACAAAAAGATGAATTCCTCGATAGCGTTGCACACGAACTTCGCACACCGCTGACGGCAATTCGCGCGACGAGTGAAATTCTTTTAGATGATGAAGAAATGCCGGCAGAATTAAAGAAAGATTTCCTGGAAAACATCATTTCAGAATCCGATCGTTTGAGTGAAATTATTAATGACATTCTTTATTTAGACAAACTGGAAACTGGAACTATTCCCTTAAACATTCAGTCCTTTAATATTATTGAAACTTTCCGGAAATCAGTGAAACCTTTACTTCATCTTTTTGAACAAAGAAGTCTTCACCATTCGGAAGTCAATCTTTTAGAAGATGAAATTTTTGAATATGATGAACCCAGAATGATTCAGGTTTTTCAAAATATTTTAGGAAACGCTTTGAAATTCACCAATGAACAAGGCATGATTCAAACGAAATTTCAGAAACAGGAAAACCAGTTAAAAATTTCCATTTTCAATACAGGAAAAATAATTCCGACCGAAGATCTGGCCTTCATCTTTGAGAAATTCTATCAGTCGAAAAATCAAAATCTTCAAAAACCAACAGGAAGTGGATTAGGTTTAGCGATTTGTAAAAAAATAATGATCGCACATGGCGGCGACATCGAAGTAAAAAACAAAGAAATTGGAGTAACGTTTGAGGTTTTCTTACCAATTAAAGAACATAACAATGAACTCGAAGAGTTCAACAATAATAGCCGTATGTGAAACGTACGGAAAAATGATATAAAAAGAACCAAGAACCCGAAGGGTTCAACAACAATAGCCGTATGTGAAACGTACGGAAAAAATGATCAAAAAAAATGTCACCCTACACCCAAATATATTATCACATCGTATTTTCTACAAAACATAGAAAACCAACCCTCAATTCTAAACACGAAGACGAATTGTATAAATATATCTGGGGAATTATTAAAAACAAAAAATGCACGCTATACAGGATTAATGGAATGCCCGATCATCTCCATATTTTCACCAGTTTGCATCCAACCGTTCGACTGAGCGATCTGGTAAAAGACATTAAAGTTGCCAGTAACTTATGGATGAAACAAAATGATTTGTTTCCCGAATTTGAAGAATGGCAGGAAGGTTATGGCGCATTTACGTACTGCATAAGAGATAAAGAGATGATCATTAATTATATTAAAAATCAAAAAAAGCATCACCATGCTGAAGATTTTGAATCCGAATACCGGAGATTATTGCTGGAAAATGAAATTGAATTTGATGAAAAATATCTTTTATAAACCTAGTCCGTAAGTTTCACATATGGCAAAGAAATTCAACCGCTTCGCGGTCGCCCAAAAGAACGAAGAACGCGAAGCGTTCAACAATAACAACTGTAGGAGAAACCTACGGCAAAATGAAAGAAACATGAAAAAAATATTAATCGCCGACGACGAACACAAAATCATCATGACCTTGGAATACGCATTTAAGAAAGCAGGTTATGAAGTTTTTATCGCCAGAGACGGTTCCGAAGTTTTGGAACTGTTGAAAACCGAAATCCCCGATATGATTTTATTGGACATTATGATGCCCAATGTTGATGGCTACACCACGCTTTCAGAAATTAAAAAAGATAAAAACCTTAGTGGAATAAAAGTCATTTTACTTTCCGCAAAAAGTGGCGAAGCAGATATTAAAAAAGGGCTGGAACTTGGCGCAGATGATTACATCACCAAACCTTATTCAATAAAAAAACTGACAGAGCGGGTTGAAGAACTTTTGGCAGATAAGCAATAAGTAATCGGTAATAAGCAATACATAAAACTCAATTTTGGGAATTTAGACTAAAACCTAAAATCCACTCCCTAAAACCTACCTATCATGAACGCAGATCAAATGTTTAAAGAAAGTATTACGCAAAAAGAAAAATTCTGGGCAGAACAGGCAGAACAAATTGAATGGTTTAAAAAACCAAAACATATCTTAACCGACGATGGTGAAAATTACCCAACTTGGTTTGCAGAGGGTGAATTAAATACCTGTTTTCTGGCAG
This DNA window, taken from Kaistella carnis, encodes the following:
- a CDS encoding aspartate carbamoyltransferase catalytic subunit; protein product: MLRTADLSVEKINKLLQDADEFSKGKTLKAKGEIYVSNLFFEDSTRTKTSFDVAERKLGLNVVPFDISASSVNKGESLYDTVKTLKSIGLDLCVIRHKKEKFYDEFKGIDIAIINGGDGTGNHPSQNILDLMTIQQEFGKFKGLKVGIVGDVKHSRVANSNAEVLRKLGAKVYFSGPEQWFDEGTIINGTYLSIDDLVKEVDVVMLLRIQHERHDSDEKLKLSSDKYHRQFGLTTEREKAMKKDAIIMHPAPINRGVEIADELVECKRSRIFKQMENGVFARMAILKTALEAKGFEFE
- a CDS encoding IS1/IS1595 family N-terminal zinc-binding domain-containing protein, encoding MPNSCPKCSGKNIVKSGIINERQRFLCKDCNYYFTVKKLGKQIDDYVVTKALQLYLEGLSYREIERIIGVSHNTVSSWIKKYNIIRPPHSDFHPVYKVFKQNELLEYMSKEENLKGSGLVITEFGDKYMMIKWERFKK
- a CDS encoding MFS transporter, whose product is MASSLGTLIEWYDFYIFGSLAVVLATKFFPADNPTAAFLSTLATFAAGFVVRPFGALFFGRLGDIIGRKYTFLVTLLIMGFSTFLIGCVPEYETIGYAAPVLVLILRLLQGLALGGEYGGAATYVAEYSQPNRRGYWTSWIQTTATSGLFISLIVILVTKTSLSPEEFDSWGWRIPFWISILMVGVSYIIRRNMAESPLFAKAKKEGKTSKNPLKESFGNKFNFKFVLLALFGAVMGQGVIWYTGQFYSMSFMQKVMNIESAQVDTMMALALFVATPLFVLFGWLSDKIGRKPIMMIGMLLAIIAYRPIYKAMYNSVKIESKVVTKNGLTEKRTVKVHAKIPTDSLITFHQEKVFTDGTVMKKDSIVHWAAAGPSMVNGKPEEPLIKQAITVNPDTRWLLIVLVFIQVVFVTMVYGPIAAFLVEMFPLKIRYTSMSLPYHIGNGVFGGLLPAVATYLVVSGKSAGHSEWYLEGLWYPIVVAAVCLVIGTLYLKTKNKSLEEDELVEETEVENPVV
- a CDS encoding DUF6814 family protein, with amino-acid sequence MDQVKKILGIVWMLLALVVAYYGLSMFGIPKIMSDKQEDTVFGWIILTVLMPIIVGGLGIFGWYSFTGEYSDDKV
- a CDS encoding ATP-binding protein encodes the protein MNSYLLFALVVLYLGLLFFIAYFAEKRRSSFWVNNPYVYALSLAVYCSAWTYYGSIGVAANQGLEYMAIYVGPIIIIPAWIYINSKIIRISRVNKISSIADFISLRYGNSRSLSALIALVCMFAIIPYVGLQIKAISETFHLITETDQTTNIFFDSATYVVLIIALFSSYYGTKYVDASEKRLGIISAVAVESFLKLIFFIILGIFVVYGVFNGFEDIYNQAEKLPDFAAKNTFNGLEGGFNWFLMSMLSMSAIFLLPRQFHTAIIENRKEKHIKTAIWLFPLYLLIFNFFVFPIAWGGKILFFGEDVNPELYSILIPQKFGNTIISTMVFFGGLSACISMIIISSFSLSIMLSNNIIIPYGWLDRFKFGSETDNTKNIVNIRKISIFLLILVSFIFYKYFILGKSIFSIGLVSFVLIAQLAPTFFGAIFWRRGTYLGSMTGIIVGVLICYLGLVLPSFSENYQQSTFFNHGFFSFFNIPYLSPIPQIFFWSLLVNGLLFTIISANTVSDYRERNYAEIYVDINDYIQNHENAYIWKGTANVSDIQKILVRFLGEKKTEQALKIFNLKYKITDDSDTADSRFIKFSENLLSGRIGTASAKILIEGVTKEDKISLPEVLKILEESKENISINKQLSEQSSQLLKLSDDLQNANKNLIVKDKQKDEFLDSVAHELRTPLTAIRATSEILLDDEEMPAELKKDFLENIISESDRLSEIINDILYLDKLETGTIPLNIQSFNIIETFRKSVKPLLHLFEQRSLHHSEVNLLEDEIFEYDEPRMIQVFQNILGNALKFTNEQGMIQTKFQKQENQLKISIFNTGKIIPTEDLAFIFEKFYQSKNQNLQKPTGSGLGLAICKKIMIAHGGDIEVKNKEIGVTFEVFLPIKEHNNELEEFNNNSRM
- the tnpA gene encoding IS200/IS605 family transposase, which encodes MSPYTQIYYHIVFSTKHRKPTLNSKHEDELYKYIWGIIKNKKCTLYRINGMPDHLHIFTSLHPTVRLSDLVKDIKVASNLWMKQNDLFPEFEEWQEGYGAFTYCIRDKEMIINYIKNQKKHHHAEDFESEYRRLLLENEIEFDEKYLL
- a CDS encoding response regulator transcription factor, with the protein product MKKILIADDEHKIIMTLEYAFKKAGYEVFIARDGSEVLELLKTEIPDMILLDIMMPNVDGYTTLSEIKKDKNLSGIKVILLSAKSGEADIKKGLELGADDYITKPYSIKKLTERVEELLADKQ